CTTTGATTAATGAGGTCTGTTGCTCCTTGTACCTGTCTGACCTCTGTTCACTGCTGGTCGACTGTTTTTTGTCTACAACACGTTCTATTCAAATAAAAAGGGTACTGATTAGGACATTAAAACATATCATTGAACAGTTGCAAAATGGCGGTCAGATCACAGAGCTCTCATAAATAGCTATGGACTTTGGTCTGAACATTGAGCTAACCTCTCTAAGCTGTCTTGCCAGGAGTCTAAAGGTTTACTTAATTTAGGCTATCCCTTGAGAATCAAGATGCTGGCATACATTGTTTGGAGGCGAATGTGTGTGCAATTATACACAGATTGTTTAGTGCCACCAAGTCATTGCCATATCTCACTGAAGAAAAGAGTTTGCAGTTTCGCTCTGTCTAGTTAAGTACAATATGTTCAAGGCTCACGTAATGcaacaatgttttattgtaaCTATTAACTAGAAATGATTCTATCACTATTTCAGGAGTAATGCTATAAACAGCTAAAAATAATAGCACATGAAATAGTAATTTCTCCCCTAATCAGATGTCTCATCTGGCACAAATCAGCTGCTCTGCAGTGGTACACAGGTCCACAGTTGATAGTTcatcagggcacacacacaaagctgcacCAAGGCTTTGAGGTAGATGTTAATACATTATATTGATAGACCCATATACCTGACAACCATGCAGAAGTTTTTAGACACGAGTCCGTCcgaaatgtgttgaatctgcaGGGTGTTCTGCAGACACATACTACACATGAAAGAGGCGAGAAGACCAACAGTTTACAACACAGTTCACAGGGATCACATGTGGCTATTTTGGAGGGAATTTGAGAGGCAGAACAGTGCTGGGACTGGACTCATGCTGAGGGACCTCACCTCACTTAGCTGCCTGCCCCTTTCATTTGGGACTCCTACAAATcattgagtgttttttttttgtttgtttgtttgtttcagattGTTTGTGAAGCTGTTAATTTTATGTATTTAGATGATGAGAATGCATCATGACCTGATGGGACAGGCCTTTTTACAATAGCCTACAAGCATGGATGCAACATTTAAGTGAAGATTATTTGAGCTTTTGTAGTCTTCACAGTGTGAAATTGGTGGCCATGCACATAAAAGAATAACAAAAAGGATGTTGTCAATACATAGATTTCATGTTGTGATCAGGCATGTGCTCTGCAAGTAAATTGTACGCCTGTATGACATCCCTTCATGTCCACTAGATGGAGCAAAAGTACAGTAATGATAAGGCACATTCTCTATTGTGCAATATCTGAGAGATTGTAGCAAGCAACATATTAGACCTTTATCATTTTTAAGGGTCTCTGGTCTATGTCTATTTTTGTCTTGCTACATACAGGCAACTGCATCTATACCAAGCTTAGATCCAATACCACCAAGGATTCAAATGCACTGTTTTTTGGTTATTATCATAAAACTGATACAGAAACAAATGTATACAAATGCAAATGTAGATGCATTTGaggtaataataagaaaaaaaagaggccaCCCTAATACCATGGTTAGGTGCATTCTAAACCAATTTTTATTTGCAAATTAGTTTACTAAGTATGTGAGTAGCATGGCTCAATGCAGTATGCATCTATGACAGTCGGAACACTCAGAGACTGATACTGTCCCCTCCcacaggaagaagaagaagaggaggaagcaaAAGAGCCCATCAGTGTGAGAAGTTAATCTAGTGCTGAAGAATTTATTTCCGACCTTCTATGTTACTTAATGTAACGTAGTAAAATTGAAAAACTACTTGAAAACCTTTTTTTTGAAGAAGAATAACTTAGTCCATTGTGTTCAAAATGAGAAATCATATTTTCAGTCATATTTTCTTATTTTTCGCCATGGTTGGTGTCACAGCAGGAGAGTACAAAGGTACAAACCATTTTCAATATACTTATGTCTGTTCTTTTATTGTGCTTTATTATACTGTAAATTTGCATTATTCAAATAAGTTCTTTATTCATAATGACATTACAACAGTAAAGAATATGTGTACGTGTATTTTAATCATCCCTATTTTATGTCTTGTGTCATTTGTATTGTATGATGTTACAGCAAAGCGCTTTTTATATTTTTCCTAGGATCCGTGACTTTTTCTGGAATGCAAGTTATTGTCGAATGTCATGAAGGTGCTCGTGTAAAGATAGATAAAAGGGGAATCAACGAAACAACTTTCACAGAAAAATATCTAGATAGTAACCATGATGTATAttcctgtgctgctgctgatagTACTGACAGTGCTGACCCAACATACAAATTCTACATCAAAGCTAAAGGTATCACATTGTGTTTTTAAGCATGTTGATAAAAGTTGATAAGCATGTTGATTAATGATTTTAGCATGTTGATAAAACTATAGAGTCATGGCAGAACCGTTTATAAGTTCATGCTTTCACAGTCACCTCTGAATAGTTTTTAAGTTGAATTGTTTGAGTTATTGTACTCAAATATCTAACAATGTGATTGTTCACAATGTGGCCAGATTAGATGTATGTCATTTTGAATTCCATCCCAACAGTGTGTGAGAATTGCTATGAACTAGATGGTTCCTACGTTGCGGCTGCCATCTGTGCCGATCTGCTGATCACTGGAGGCATCATCCTCCTCGTCTACGCTTATGGCCAGAGGAAGTCAGGCCCTGCACCCCCGAAACGTAAGGCCACaaccacagacaaaacaaacatatcAGTGCAGACTCAGTTGTATTGGCCTGTATAGCCAGTGGCCACTCATGGTTCTTTCCCAGAAGGTAACATTTTGCGGTTGTAACAGTGTAATGCACAAAAGTGCAGTAGAGGTAATAATTGGGTAATACAGTGAAGTTTTCATAGATAACAACCATCTGTGCATTAtagtttagagtgtgtgtgtgtgtgtgtgtgtgtgtgtgtgtgtgtgtgtgtgtgtgtgtgtgtgtgtgtgtgtgtgtgtgtgtgtgtgtgtgtgtgtgtgtgtgtgtgtgtgggtgtgtgtattactTCACAACACACATTTGTTCTGTAGTATGTTCAAGTGATCTCATTGTCTCAGTTAATTGCTAAAGTAATTATTGAAGGAACTACACTGTTTTGCACATTAATCAGGGGTTGTGTCATGAAGGGCACAGGGTATATTTCTCCAAACTGCAAAGAGAATTGGGGTTTGCAAAAGCAAAACCAAGCCATGTGTTTTTACTCCTGAAATGTCAAAGGAATTTAAAGGACAAAGAATAAGAGAAGTTTGGTAATTCTTCATTTTAGCAAACATACGTTAATACGTAATGTGTATGTATTAGTGCTCAGTAAGGTAATTAAGTGTCATAACATAATTTATTTGGTCTTTATTAATCAATTTCATACTCAATGTGAATTATTCTTAGTAAATCCTGTAAGCAACTACATGGTCTTCATGTTATTAATAAGTGGATCAAAAtagaaaatgtaggcctatatagcctTCTAACATTCTCTTATGTTATTATGTTGTCACAAGTCACATAGTGGGGGGACTAAGTatttgagctcaatgcaaatcagtctaataggctaactgaaataaaaaacaccatgccaatctatgGTGAatggtatgtgatgatgttagTTAAATagtttaattccaaaggccaagggaactttatcaggatgcatagtatcctggatccacgAAGtggctggcctttaaaaataaaaacacattttaaaaatcctcctgctcctatgggaatttaacattgGGGTCAAATATGCCCCCCTGtgtttaaggaagaacatttatttatttacgatacagtcttcaatcacaaagaaaactggtttgcttaaaggttggatttttactcatttcttaattaaggcattaagatcaattgtcaaaagatgataTTCCTCTTTCTAGTCAACTCTTTTTAGTCAAATACTTAGTCCCCCCACTGTATGTAGAGAATTGAACGTCTACAAACTCTTTATTACAATATATACAAGGAACCCTTAGGTCAAGATCAACTGGTTGCTTGTTAAGGACTTACCAAGAATAAATTACCTATTGATTAAGAATATGACATTTTTCAGTAAAGAACTATTAAATGTGCAACTGTTCTTAATACAGACCTTGTTGAGCACTAATATGTAAatattatggttatggtcatgGGATTCGGCAGACGCTTTTGCCCAAAgcgacaaacaaataaaaagtttaatagTGAACTATTTGAAATGTTAGTCAGGCTACATTAAGGAggatagcaataataaacaacaatgccaattcaatcaatagcctaacgaagaaaaaaatgaaagtaaaggagaatagtaaataaacaataatgtccATTCAAtcaataatataataacaataacaatgtcATGGTATGACTACATTAAAGAGAATAGCAATAGTAAACGACAATGCCAATTCAATTAGCCtactgaaaataaacaatattttattATGCAAAGTATTAATGGCTAACATGTGTTCGCTGAAGTGTTAACATAAGTTCTGTGTCTGTTCTCAGAAACTTAATTTTAATTAATTTGCACAATGTTTTACTAAGTCAAGAAAGGACCTGCACACCTTGATAGGTTTTTTTGCAGGTGCAGCTTTTTAAAGGTTCAATATTATAAGAGGCAGGAAAAAGCGCAACACTGCTGCTTTAGAATCACCACTTTATTTGACTAGAATGACGTTTCGGCACTAGGCCTTCGGCACAATGTTTTACAAACATTTCAAATTGTCAAAATGCATGTGCCCTATGTctgaaattgtttttttatGATCACAGCCACTAATGCACGGAACCCAACTGGCTCCGGTGGTCCGCCGGTGCCCAATCCAGACTATCAGGTAGCCTACTTTACATCATCATTTTACAGGGTTTGCTTTGTCCACATGCaatgaatgtagcctatatgtgaTATGTTTAAAACTGACACTAAGGTATTGTGcaatgtgtttgtctttttcttctgtGGCAGCAACTCAGTGATTTCACCCGCAGCAAAGATACTTATGCTACAGTGCATAAAACTCATGGCTAAAGTGTCAAGGATCCCTCTCAAAGGAGCTGTCCATCAAGACAAGATGGAGAGAGTTTGACTGAGATCATCACAGTTGCTCCTTTTCTGTGAGAAACAATGGATTTGTACAGAGCCGGGAGGCGTCATTGCaagatttttgttttgtatatcGAGAGAGATGTGCGCTCATTTGACTAGATTGTGTGCACAATTTAGAATATTTTGTGCttgttttactaaattgtggtctcattttacatatttgtgtgttcaGTTTAGTAAATCGAATCAAAATGTGACCACAATTTATTAAAACAAGCTCAATACTTAGTTAAACGTGCCAAATTGAGAGCACAATCTAGTACAATGAGCGCACATTCttggatatacacacacacacaggtatcttGCAATAACACCCCCAGTGTAAACAAATTGTCAGATATAAGTTACTTATTTGTATCATTGATGGTGTGGACTATTATGGAGGTTTTGCAGTTTACAAAATATCCTGCtgtatttcagtgtgttttctgtgtgtttttttctcatttccCACTAACACTTTTTCTTAAACAGTTGTATGTCACCTTTTCCTTTCACACTTTACATAGCTGTTTTGCCTAAACATTACCATGGACAGCAGGGGTTTAGAGTTTCACATATGATTAATAGGCTTTACTGCAGATGACGCTTATGAGACTAGTGGAAAAAACTAATTACAAAAACAAGACCTTTATCTTTGTCATACACGGTGGAAACAATGTCATCAGTTCGACAACAGCGTGGTGTTTTCTGTATTTCTCATCATTTTTATAATATGGAATAAACAATGCCTTGGTTCTTTACTTCCTTTGTGCTTCTTTTAAGGCACAGTTGAGACAAATTTGTTCCAACACAAATACTCACAGCGTTGTGTAATGATTCTAGAAATGTTCAACAAACCTGTCTCTCTATAATTGACAGGCATTCATTTACTTTCATTTAGAATTGAATTAGGGTTACATGCTGTACAACATTCATAAGTTGCCAGTTAGAGAAAACTCAAGAGGTCTATTAGTTGTGGTTTAATAGCTAAATGTGTCTGTGGTTTTGTGAGCGAGAGGGGCACGATGAAGCGAAAGAAGTGGTTCAACTCAACGTCTCGTATTCACCTTGAGCTCACAGCGTATGCGTGGGAGTGTGGAGCCCAGGgtgtacgcacacatacaatgaAAACTGCACAGGAAGTTGGTTGAGTGTTTGAAAGTGCATGCTTGCAATAATGTTGAGTATCAAAGGGGAACCTCAGTAAAGTCGAGCCGAGATGGAACTGGCGAAGCTAATCTGTGACACAAAATCACTTGTGTGTTCTCCTCTGCAaggaaaatacaaaatatatctGTGCAAATGGCAAAAAGATGAAGTCAGTGCAAGATGATGAGCTAAATGACTTTAATTCTCCAAGAGcaaatctgacacacacattaaacagtgACGTGAACAAAGTTCCATAGAAGACACAACTGCAGGAAAATATTCAAGAATGTCATTACACAACATTCCTTTACATTGAGAGAAAAGCGAGACAGCTCCAATGTATTGAGTAATCTAAGGGAAGACATGACACATTATTGGATGTAACCCATGTAACTCAACAGGCGGGTAGAAATGTCTCCAATTGTAAATCCAATTACGTAAATCTTGGGCCACAATTTTCCCTTCCATTTTGCAAGCCATCAACTTTTAACAGGCAAGTCATATTTGCAAAGAATTCATAAAAGCTACTAAATCTAAGCTATAGAACTCTGATACATGTATGTgtctttataaaaaaaata
The Sardina pilchardus chromosome 13, fSarPil1.1, whole genome shotgun sequence genome window above contains:
- the LOC134099749 gene encoding T-cell surface glycoprotein CD3 epsilon chain-like, whose translation is MRNHIFSHIFLFFAMVGVTAGEYKGSVTFSGMQVIVECHEGARVKIDKRGINETTFTEKYLDSNHDVYSCAAADSTDSADPTYKFYIKAKVCENCYELDGSYVAAAICADLLITGGIILLVYAYGQRKSGPAPPKPTNARNPTGSGGPPVPNPDYQQLSDFTRSKDTYATVHKTHG